A genomic window from Nicotiana sylvestris chromosome 11, ASM39365v2, whole genome shotgun sequence includes:
- the LOC104238289 gene encoding dipeptidyl-peptidase 5-like, whose translation MALSAIATVTRHYGRCSPYSFSSSPLIHITRTRKLVTRRVSLPTRMSSFKPNSPPPQNHPSTENNLTAPYGSWKSPITADIVSGSSKRLGGFAVDSVGHLFWLESRPTESGRAVIVKEPGKPGEDPVDVTPTDFAVRTLAQEYGGGDFYISGDSLIFSNYKDQRLYIQSISSTDSAPLPLTPDYGGQSVCYADGVFDSRFNRYVTVREDQHESGINAITTIVSVNLSNNSAQEPRLLVGGNDFYASPRIDPKGERMAWIEWGHPNMPWDRSELWVGYISDNGDVQKRICVAGGDPILVESPTEPRWSSQGELFFVTDRKSGFWNIYKWVESSNEVLPVYSLNAEFTRPLWIFGMKSYDFLEHHSQNTLIACSYRENGKSYLGVLDVTQGKISVLDIPFTDINNISSGVHSLYVEGSSAVHPSSLAKITLDDQRTKAIDFKIMWSSSSISEMYTSYYSWPELMKFPTDIPGQSAYAYFYPPTNPNYQASHGEKPPLLMRSHGGPTAEARGCLNLSVQYWTSRGWAYVDVNYGGSTGYGREYRERLLGKWGIVDVNDCCNCAMFLVDSGRVDGERLCITGSSAGGYTTLAALAFKDVFKAGASLYGIGDLQLLRAETHKFESHYIDNLVGDEKAYFERSPINFVNHFSCPIILFQGLEDKVVSPDQARKIYQALKEKGLPVALVEYEGEQHGFRRAENIKFTLEQQMVFFARLVGHFEVADEITPVKIDNFD comes from the exons ATGGCACTTTCAGCCATCGCCACTGTGACTCGTCACTATGGTCGCTGCTCACCATactcattttcttcttctcctttgatTCACATTACGCGTACCAGAAAACTAGTCACTAGAAGAGTATCTCTTCCTACCAGAATGTCTTCCTTTAAACCCAACTCACCGCCACCGCAAAACCATCCTTCGACTGAGAACAATCTCACGGCACCCTATGGCTCTTGGAAGTCACCCATCACTGCTGACATCGTCTCTGGCTCCAGCAAACGCCTCGGTGGCTTTGCAGTCGATTCAGTTGGTCATCTTTTCTGGCTAGAATCACGCCCTACAGAGTCCGG ACGAGCGGTTATTGTGAAGGAACCAGGGAAACCAGGGGAAGACCCCGTAGATGTAACACCTACGGATTTTGCTGTGAGGACGTTGGCTCAGGAGTATGGTGGTGGTGATTTTTATATATCAGGAGACTCTTTAATCTTCTCTAATTACAAAGATCAGAGACTTTATATACAGTCCATTTCGTCCACAG ATTCTGCTCCATTGCCACTCACTCCAGATTATGGTGGACAAAGTGTATGCTATGCTGATGGAGTGTTTGACTCTCGATTTAACCGTTATGTCACAGTGAGAGAAG ATCAACATGAAAGTGGTATTAATGCGATTACCACAATTGTATCTGTCAATCTGAGCAATAACAGCGCTCAAG AACCAAGGCTATTAGTTGGGGGCAATGACTTCTATGCTTCTCCTCGAATCGACCCCAAAGGGGAACGTATGGCATGGATTGAATGGGGTCACCCAAATATGCCATGGGACAGATCAGAGCTTTGGGTTGGCTATATATCAGACAATGG GGATGTGCAGAAACGTATTTGTGTTGCTGGCGGTGATCCTATTCTTGTGGAGTCTCCAACTGAACCCCGATGGTCTTCTCAAG GAGAACTATTCTTTGTAACCGACAGGAAAAGTGGGTTTTGGAATATCTACAAATGG GTAGAATCTTCTAACGAGGTGTTACCAGTTTACTCCCTCAATGCTGAGTTTACAAGACCCTTATGGATATTTGGGATGAAGTCTTATGACTTTCTTGAGCACCACAGCCAAAATACTTTAATTGCCTGCAGTTACAG GGAGAATGGGAAGTCATATCTCGGAGTTCTGGATGTTACCCAGGGCAAAATATCAGTGCTTGACATTCCTTTCACAGATATAAACAACATC AGTTCTGGGGTTCATAGCTTGTATGTTGAAGGATCATCTGCTGTTCATCCATCGTCATTAGCTAAG ATTACTTTGGATGATCAGAGAACAAAAGCAATTGATTTCAAGATTATGTGGTCGTCATCATCTATTAGTGAGATGTATACGTCGTACTACAGTTGGCCTGAgttgatgaagttcccaacagaCATCCCGGGTCAAAGTGCATATGCATACTTTTATCCACCAACAAACCCCAACTATCAAGCCAGTCATGGAGAAAAACCTCCATTGCTCATGCGAAGTCATG GAGGTCCTACAGCTGAAGCACGGGGATGTTTAAATCTTAGTGTTCAATATTGGACCAGTCGTGGTTGGGCATATGTGGATGTGAATTATGGTGGAAGCACTG GTTATGGCAGAGAATATCGAGAAAGACTGTTGGGAAAATGGGGAATTGTGGATGTCAACGACTGTTGCAATTGTGCCATGTTTTTG GTTGACAGTGGAAGGGTTGACGGTGAAAGACTTTGTATTACGGGGAGTTCCGCTGGTGGTTATACAACATTAGCTGCACTAGCATTTAAAGATGTTTTCAAGGCTGGAGCTTCCTTGTATGGT ATTGGTGATCTGCAATTGCTGAGAGCAGAAACTCACAAGTTCGAATCTCACTATATTGACAATCTAGTTG GGGATGAGAAGGCATATTTTGAGAGGTCGCCAATCAATTTCGTAAATCACTTTTCCTGTCCCATTATTTTATTTCAAGGACTGGAGGACAAG GTCGTTTCCCCTGATCAAGCGCGCAAAATCTACCAGGCATTGAAGGAGAAAGGGTTGCCTGTTGCACTTGTTGAATATGAAGGAGAACAGCATGGTTTCCGTAGG GCTGAAAATATTAAATTCACCCTTGAACAACAAATGGTGTTCTTTGCACGTTTAGTGGGACATTTTGAAGTAGCAGATGAAATTACTCCTGTCAAAATTGATAATTTTGATTGA